Proteins encoded by one window of Salipiger abyssi:
- a CDS encoding ABC transporter permease, with amino-acid sequence MPTDIADPFASDSTDDAHPFRDFLRAYARSPIGVIGFVLLALIALAAIFAPLLTPQNPYDLLQLDILDGQLPPGETSMAHGYTYRLGTDDQGRDLFSAILYGLRISLGVGVISATSAALIGATLGLFAAYRGGRVEAAIMRIVDLQLSFPTILMALMILALLGKGIGNVILALVLVEWATFARTARGVGLVESRKEYIEASAILGVPAWQIMFRHLLPNCIPPLIVIATVQVARAISLEATLSFLGVGVPITEPSLGLLISNGYQYMFSGMYWMSFFPGIALLVTIVAINLVGDRLRDVLNPRKDT; translated from the coding sequence ATGCCGACCGATATCGCCGATCCCTTCGCCTCCGACAGCACCGACGACGCCCACCCGTTCCGCGATTTCCTGCGCGCTTATGCGCGCTCGCCCATCGGGGTGATCGGTTTCGTGCTGCTGGCGCTGATCGCGCTCGCCGCGATCTTTGCGCCGCTGCTGACACCACAGAACCCCTACGACCTGTTGCAGCTCGACATTCTCGACGGGCAGCTGCCGCCGGGCGAGACCTCCATGGCGCATGGCTATACCTACCGGCTGGGCACCGACGATCAGGGCCGCGATCTTTTCTCCGCGATCCTCTACGGGCTGCGGATCTCGCTCGGGGTCGGGGTCATCTCGGCCACCAGCGCGGCGCTGATCGGCGCAACGCTGGGGCTCTTCGCCGCCTATCGCGGCGGCCGGGTCGAAGCGGCGATCATGCGCATCGTCGATCTGCAACTCTCCTTCCCGACCATCCTCATGGCGCTGATGATCCTGGCGCTGCTCGGCAAGGGGATCGGCAACGTGATCCTCGCGCTGGTGCTGGTTGAATGGGCGACCTTTGCCCGCACCGCGCGCGGTGTCGGGCTGGTGGAGAGCCGCAAGGAATATATCGAGGCCAGCGCCATCCTCGGCGTGCCGGCCTGGCAGATCATGTTCCGCCATCTGCTGCCCAACTGCATTCCGCCGCTGATCGTCATCGCGACGGTGCAGGTGGCGCGGGCCATCTCTCTCGAAGCCACCCTCTCCTTCCTGGGCGTTGGCGTGCCGATCACCGAGCCGAGCCTCGGGCTGCTGATCTCGAACGGCTATCAATACATGTTCTCGGGCATGTACTGGATGAGCTTTTTCCCCGGCATCGCCCTGCTCGTCACCATCGTCGCGATCAACCTTGTCGGCGACCGGCTGCGCGACGTGCTGAACCCGAGGAAGGACACGTAA
- a CDS encoding ABC transporter permease: MLASILKRIAQAIFVMACMTVIVFIGMNLIGNPIDLLISPQATQAERDRLIVEFGLDQPVWTQYLRFLQGLLHLDLGTSYIFNEPALKVIMQRFPATFELAVMATLLSILIGIPLGLYAGLRPYSPLSRLIMTGSILGFSLPTFWVGMMFILVFSVNLGWLPSSGRGETATFLGAQWSFLTLDGLTHMFLPALNLALFKASLILRLTRAGVAEVLPQDYVRLAHAKGLSPRRVVVVHVLKNVMIPVVTVVGLEFGSVIAFSVVTETIFAWPGMGKLIIDSINNLDRPIIVAYLMIIVLLFVSINLLVDILYTLLDPRVRFATARAS; encoded by the coding sequence ATGCTCGCATCCATTCTCAAGCGGATCGCCCAGGCCATCTTTGTCATGGCCTGCATGACGGTGATCGTGTTCATCGGCATGAACCTGATCGGCAACCCGATCGACCTGCTGATCTCGCCGCAGGCCACGCAGGCGGAGCGCGACCGGCTCATTGTCGAGTTCGGCCTCGATCAACCGGTATGGACCCAGTACCTGCGCTTCCTCCAGGGGCTGCTGCATCTGGATCTGGGCACCAGCTACATCTTCAACGAGCCCGCGCTCAAGGTGATCATGCAGCGCTTTCCGGCCACGTTCGAACTGGCCGTCATGGCGACACTGCTGTCGATCCTGATCGGCATTCCGCTCGGGCTCTATGCCGGGCTGCGGCCCTATTCGCCGCTGTCGCGGCTGATCATGACGGGCAGCATCCTGGGCTTTTCGCTGCCGACCTTCTGGGTGGGGATGATGTTCATCCTCGTGTTTTCGGTCAATCTCGGCTGGCTGCCCTCCAGCGGGCGCGGCGAGACCGCCACCTTCCTCGGCGCGCAGTGGTCGTTCCTGACGCTCGACGGGCTCACCCACATGTTCCTGCCGGCGCTGAACCTGGCGCTGTTCAAGGCCTCGCTGATCCTGCGGCTGACCCGCGCCGGTGTCGCCGAAGTGCTGCCGCAGGATTACGTGCGCCTCGCCCATGCCAAGGGGCTGAGCCCGCGGCGGGTCGTGGTGGTGCATGTGCTCAAGAACGTCATGATCCCGGTGGTCACGGTGGTCGGGCTGGAATTCGGTTCCGTCATCGCCTTTTCCGTGGTGACCGAGACGATCTTTGCCTGGCCCGGCATGGGTAAGCTGATCATCGACTCGATCAACAATCTCGACCGGCCGATCATCGTCGCCTACCTGATGATCATCGTGCTGCTCTTCGTCTCGATCAATCTGCTGGTCGATATCCTCTACACCCTGCTGGACCCGCGCGTCCGGTTCGCAACCGCGAGGGCCAGCTGA